From the Devosia sp. FJ2-5-3 genome, the window GCAGCGCGTCCATTCATCGAGATTGATCAGGTAGATATTGACCTTGAAGACATCGGCCAGCGAGCAGCCGGCCGAGGCCAGCTGGGTGGCGCAATTGGCAAGCGTTGCATGGGTTTGCTCCTCGATGGTGGTGCCGATGACCTGGCCATCGAGGTCCACGGCCACCTGGCCCGAAAGGACCACGAGGTGGCGGGCATCGACTTCAAGCACGGGTGAATAGGGGCCAGCGGTAACGTGCTGGCGCGCGTCTTTCGGACGGGTCTTGAGGGGGTGGTATTCGGGTGTGTCAGTCATCGTTACCCCTTGACGGAGCCGGATAGCAGGCCTTCGACGACGAAGCGCCAGACCAGGATTACGAGGGCCAGCGTTGGGACGATGGCGATGAAGATGGCGGTGTTGAGCAGGCTCCAGCTGACGTCGGTATTGCGGGCGAGGGCCGCCAT encodes:
- a CDS encoding RidA family protein; this translates as MTDTPEYHPLKTRPKDARQHVTAGPYSPVLEVDARHLVVLSGQVAVDLDGQVIGTTIEEQTHATLANCATQLASAGCSLADVFKVNIYLINLDEWTRCNAVYEQIMPAPLPVRTAIQAVLLPGFLVEIEMWAVKAKN